From the Bacteroidia bacterium genome, one window contains:
- a CDS encoding efflux RND transporter permease subunit codes for MFSALLQFSLRNKLLVLLTTVATIIFGSIIAIRLPVDVFPDLTAPTVTVLTEAHGMAAEEVELLISFPIETALNGANGVRRVRSSSAAGISIVWVEFDWDMDVFLARQIVNEKLQLVTAVLPDRADPPVLAPVTSIMGEIMLVGMRHRGGRADDKGAEMRIREAAERLVRHRLLAIPGVAQIIPMGGAQKEYQVHVSPQKLSAYDLTLEDVLRAVQGANATSSGGIYNDRGTEYLIRGMGRIHDIGELGNSVVATRNGIPILLRSVADVAIGEAPRLGTASIDGRPAVLLIVQKQPNANTLELTEKIDAAVAGLTDQLPPDITIDTHVFRQADFITRAIDNVISALRDGAILVILILLLFLGNVRITILSVLAIPLSLLATFVVFQALDIAINTMTLGGMAIAIGALVDDAIVYVENVYRRLRLNAALETEQREPASSVIVQASLEIMSPMVHATFIIIIVFLPLFFLSGLEGRLLLPMGIAYVTSILASLLVAVTITPVLSSYLLPASVKATDAGDSRVVRILKRMYDRTLTYTLPRHGLIFSAAIILLVTAVGTVPFLGRSFLPEFNEGSLTISLVTMPGTSLDQSDAIGRRAERELLALPEVEGTARRTGRAELDEHAQGSNVSELDVRYTLGDRSRQDFLKAVRNALASLPGTNATIGQPLGHRIDHMLSGSRANIALKLFGPGLTELSHLAEAARIEMESVDGIVDLAIEQQMNVPQVAIRFDRSAMARYGVSSATLADVIDAAFAGEAVSKILEGNVSYDLVVRYDAQSRGDIEAIRNALVDTPQGARVQLRQLADIRYAFGPHSIGRENVQRKMVVQANVDGRDLHSTVSEIQERLKANVKFPRGYFYELGGQFESEANATRVITGLSVLSIFAIFIILFMEFRSFKLSVLIMANLPLALIGGIWAVLFMGGVINVAALVGFITLFGIATRNGILMIAHYQRLLDEGCALRDAVQRGSLERLSPVIMTALTTALALLPLAFGMDEPGKEIEAPMAIVILGGLLTSTALNMIVIPALFYRFGMRTVRDTYSG; via the coding sequence ATGTTCAGTGCATTGTTGCAATTCTCGCTGCGAAATAAACTGCTCGTTCTACTGACAACCGTCGCGACGATAATCTTCGGATCGATCATCGCGATACGCCTGCCGGTGGATGTGTTCCCGGACCTCACTGCACCGACGGTCACGGTATTGACCGAAGCGCACGGCATGGCCGCGGAGGAAGTGGAACTTCTGATTTCCTTCCCTATCGAAACGGCGCTGAACGGCGCGAACGGTGTCCGCCGCGTCCGCTCGTCGAGCGCGGCCGGCATATCCATCGTGTGGGTGGAATTTGATTGGGACATGGACGTCTTCCTTGCGAGGCAAATCGTGAACGAGAAATTGCAGTTGGTCACGGCTGTACTTCCCGACCGCGCCGATCCTCCCGTGCTCGCTCCGGTCACATCGATCATGGGCGAAATCATGCTTGTCGGTATGCGCCATCGCGGAGGCCGGGCTGATGACAAAGGTGCCGAAATGCGTATTCGCGAAGCCGCCGAGCGTCTGGTGCGTCACCGATTGCTTGCAATTCCCGGTGTTGCGCAGATCATTCCCATGGGCGGCGCACAGAAGGAATATCAGGTCCATGTGTCACCGCAAAAACTCTCCGCCTATGATCTTACACTTGAAGATGTACTCCGCGCCGTCCAGGGCGCGAATGCAACCTCGTCGGGCGGTATATACAATGATCGCGGAACAGAATATCTCATACGCGGGATGGGCCGCATCCACGACATCGGGGAACTCGGCAACTCGGTTGTCGCCACCCGCAACGGCATTCCCATACTTCTGCGTTCGGTCGCCGACGTCGCTATCGGCGAAGCACCCCGCCTCGGCACGGCCTCTATCGACGGCCGTCCCGCCGTACTGCTGATCGTGCAAAAACAGCCGAACGCGAACACGCTCGAACTGACGGAAAAGATCGATGCTGCGGTGGCGGGGCTGACGGACCAATTACCTCCGGACATTACCATCGACACGCATGTATTCCGGCAAGCGGATTTTATCACGCGCGCGATAGACAACGTGATTTCAGCGCTGCGTGACGGAGCGATACTCGTCATTCTCATTCTGCTCCTCTTCCTCGGAAACGTGCGCATCACGATTCTGTCCGTGCTGGCGATACCGCTCTCTCTGCTGGCCACCTTCGTCGTGTTCCAGGCACTGGACATTGCGATCAACACCATGACGCTTGGCGGAATGGCAATCGCCATCGGTGCTCTGGTGGACGACGCGATCGTGTACGTGGAAAACGTCTATCGCCGCCTGCGTCTCAACGCCGCCCTGGAAACGGAACAGCGGGAGCCCGCGTCATCGGTGATCGTACAGGCATCGCTCGAAATCATGTCCCCAATGGTGCATGCCACGTTTATCATCATCATCGTATTCCTGCCGCTCTTCTTCCTAAGCGGTTTGGAGGGTCGCCTGCTCCTGCCCATGGGTATCGCATACGTCACGAGCATACTTGCATCCCTGCTCGTCGCGGTAACCATTACTCCGGTGCTGAGTTCTTACCTGTTGCCTGCATCGGTGAAAGCTACAGACGCGGGAGACAGTCGAGTCGTTCGCATACTGAAACGCATGTACGACCGTACGCTGACGTACACCCTGCCCCGTCACGGCTTGATATTCAGTGCCGCGATCATACTTCTTGTGACGGCGGTGGGCACCGTACCTTTTCTGGGACGGTCTTTTCTCCCGGAGTTCAACGAGGGATCACTCACCATTTCGCTGGTCACCATGCCGGGTACGTCGCTCGATCAATCCGACGCTATTGGTCGCAGAGCCGAACGGGAATTGCTCGCGCTGCCGGAGGTGGAGGGTACAGCCCGACGGACCGGACGCGCCGAACTGGATGAGCATGCCCAGGGCTCCAACGTATCGGAGCTTGACGTCCGTTATACACTAGGTGATCGTTCCAGACAGGATTTTCTGAAAGCGGTGCGCAACGCCCTGGCCTCTCTACCCGGTACGAACGCGACCATCGGTCAGCCGCTCGGACATCGCATCGACCACATGCTCTCCGGATCGCGTGCGAACATTGCTCTCAAATTGTTCGGTCCGGGTCTGACGGAGCTGTCTCATCTCGCAGAAGCGGCCCGTATTGAGATGGAATCCGTCGACGGGATTGTGGATCTCGCCATCGAACAACAGATGAACGTGCCGCAGGTTGCGATTCGCTTCGATCGGTCCGCAATGGCCCGCTACGGAGTGTCCTCCGCGACGCTCGCTGATGTGATCGATGCGGCGTTTGCCGGCGAAGCGGTGTCCAAAATTCTGGAAGGCAACGTCAGCTACGATCTTGTCGTGCGCTACGACGCCCAATCCCGGGGCGACATCGAGGCGATACGCAATGCCCTCGTGGATACACCGCAGGGCGCACGCGTCCAGCTCAGACAACTTGCGGATATTCGCTACGCGTTCGGTCCGCATTCCATCGGTCGTGAAAATGTTCAGCGAAAAATGGTCGTCCAGGCTAATGTGGATGGACGCGACCTGCACTCGACAGTAAGCGAAATACAGGAACGTCTGAAAGCGAATGTGAAATTTCCGCGCGGATATTTTTATGAACTCGGAGGACAGTTCGAAAGCGAAGCAAACGCGACGCGCGTGATCACAGGACTGAGCGTGCTTTCCATTTTCGCGATTTTCATCATTCTGTTCATGGAATTCCGCTCCTTCAAACTCTCCGTTCTCATTATGGCAAACCTGCCGCTGGCGCTGATCGGCGGGATATGGGCGGTGCTCTTCATGGGTGGCGTGATCAACGTGGCCGCGCTGGTGGGCTTCATCACCTTATTCGGAATCGCGACACGGAACGGAATTTTGATGATAGCGCATTATCAGCGATTGCTCGATGAAGGTTGTGCGCTTCGCGATGCGGTGCAACGCGGTTCGCTCGAACGTCTCAGCCCGGTCATCATGACGGCGCTCACCACCGCGCTCGCGCTGCTGCCCCTCGCTTTCGGGATGGATGAACCCGGCAAGGAAATCGAAGCGCCCATGGCCATCGTCATTCTGGGCGGCCTGCTGACCTCCACGGCGTTGAACATGATCGTCATACCGGCGCTGTTCTACCGTTTCGGGATGCGCACCGTCCGCGACACATACTCCGGATAA
- a CDS encoding class I SAM-dependent methyltransferase translates to MNDIGRYDLICSCFSMHEWKDPRRVVMQLRSILAPGGSMLLRDLRRIPWLTWLPLRLPMLESIRASDTVEEVRKELSRLPDSDVTVQADAPFMLTVKIRATGL, encoded by the coding sequence ATGAATGATATCGGACGCTATGATCTTATCTGCAGTTGTTTTTCCATGCATGAGTGGAAAGACCCGCGCCGCGTCGTGATGCAGCTTCGCAGCATACTCGCTCCGGGAGGCAGCATGCTCCTGCGCGACCTTCGCCGGATTCCATGGCTGACGTGGCTTCCGCTGCGGCTTCCGATGCTCGAATCAATTCGTGCCTCCGACACCGTGGAGGAAGTGCGGAAGGAGTTGAGCCGATTGCCCGATTCAGATGTAACGGTGCAAGCGGATGCCCCCTTCATGCTGACAGTGAAAATCCGCGCGACGGGACTGTGA
- a CDS encoding activator of (R)-2-hydroxyglutaryl-CoA dehydratase → MKAQEMEYRSDTAFPRVDGMNGSHPASARCHREVKSEHYRQPLQTPFTRSERDHVTLLFGGLTFAHERLFKALLESRGFRVCVLPTPVLADYQTGRQYANNGFCNPLYFTGGSLIAYLRNKEREGLSREEICRSFVYVTSRSCGPCRLGLYEQEYRNILRNAGYSGLRVFAFSDTVSLRTGNSDEGLPFDVHFYTNLFSAVMLGDILNDLANRTRPFEREPGATDRAWEESIRFAEERLRNRPRLNVWMERRLPSWLRAPLEIIGRAVSWVMDARFFGVILHARRQFLGVRIDPFRVRPAVKLIGEFWAQTTLGDGNFRAHSFLERHGAEVVVEPVTTWVLYLLFEADQKLRLQKTQLRHNRGEGIRAGLRFVGRMLLLGTKSMLPRIAEMLVRAKYNTIRLLFRGVPDPLPDIYELARLAGEYYNPALLGGESHMEVGKTLYYTQRKRAHMIVSLKPFGCLPSGMSDGVQPLVRAHHPDTLYLSIETSGEGSTNAQSRMLMVLNTARERAERENDAARNSLRESHARASERIDNYSRDAHALLRLRARGVYACRAASELASLRHVTPSGRSTTR, encoded by the coding sequence ATGAAAGCACAGGAAATGGAATACCGATCCGACACGGCCTTCCCACGCGTGGATGGCATGAATGGAAGTCATCCGGCGTCCGCGCGTTGCCATCGGGAAGTGAAGAGCGAGCATTATCGTCAACCCCTGCAAACGCCGTTCACAAGGTCCGAGCGGGACCATGTGACGCTGCTCTTCGGAGGATTGACGTTCGCGCATGAGCGCCTGTTCAAGGCATTGCTCGAGAGCAGGGGATTCCGGGTCTGTGTACTTCCCACACCGGTGCTGGCGGATTATCAGACGGGTCGTCAATACGCAAATAACGGATTCTGCAATCCGCTGTACTTCACCGGCGGAAGTTTGATCGCCTACCTCCGGAACAAGGAGCGGGAGGGCCTGTCGCGTGAAGAAATCTGCCGGAGTTTCGTGTACGTGACGTCCCGGTCCTGCGGTCCGTGCCGGCTGGGGCTGTACGAGCAGGAATACCGCAATATTCTCCGCAACGCCGGCTATTCCGGTCTCAGGGTGTTCGCGTTTTCCGATACGGTATCGCTCCGAACGGGGAACAGCGACGAGGGGTTGCCCTTCGATGTGCATTTCTATACCAATCTGTTCAGCGCGGTGATGCTTGGCGACATCCTGAATGATCTCGCGAATCGCACGCGTCCCTTTGAGCGTGAACCGGGCGCTACGGACAGGGCATGGGAGGAGTCCATTCGATTTGCAGAGGAGCGCCTGCGTAACAGGCCGCGCTTGAACGTATGGATGGAACGACGATTGCCGTCGTGGCTGCGGGCACCGTTGGAGATCATCGGACGCGCCGTCTCCTGGGTGATGGACGCCCGATTTTTTGGTGTGATCCTGCATGCACGCAGACAATTCCTCGGTGTGCGCATCGATCCTTTCCGCGTGCGGCCGGCGGTAAAACTGATCGGGGAGTTCTGGGCACAGACGACGCTCGGCGACGGTAACTTCCGCGCGCATAGTTTTCTCGAACGCCACGGCGCCGAAGTCGTTGTCGAGCCGGTCACGACCTGGGTACTGTATTTGTTGTTCGAAGCCGATCAGAAGCTTCGATTGCAAAAGACACAGCTCCGCCATAATCGCGGTGAGGGTATACGGGCGGGTTTACGTTTTGTCGGTCGCATGCTGTTGCTGGGTACCAAGTCGATGCTCCCGCGTATAGCGGAAATGCTGGTGCGCGCGAAATACAATACGATTCGGCTTCTGTTCCGCGGTGTGCCTGATCCGCTGCCGGACATCTACGAACTCGCCCGGCTCGCCGGGGAATACTACAATCCGGCATTGCTGGGCGGCGAAAGCCACATGGAAGTGGGGAAAACCCTGTACTACACGCAGCGCAAACGGGCGCATATGATTGTGTCCCTGAAGCCGTTCGGATGTTTGCCCAGCGGCATGTCGGACGGCGTACAACCGCTGGTGCGGGCGCATCATCCCGACACGCTGTATCTGTCGATTGAAACATCCGGCGAGGGGAGCACGAACGCGCAGAGCCGCATGCTCATGGTTCTCAATACGGCGCGCGAACGCGCAGAGCGGGAGAATGACGCCGCACGAAACTCACTGCGCGAATCCCATGCACGTGCGTCGGAGCGCATCGATAATTACAGCCGCGACGCGCATGCATTGCTCCGCCTTCGGGCTCGGGGAGTGTACGCCTGCCGCGCCGCGAGCGAACTCGCTTCCCTGCGCCACGTAACGCCATCAGGCAGGAGTACCACACGATGA
- a CDS encoding efflux RND transporter periplasmic adaptor subunit, with amino-acid sequence MYFRSLFLVLPLLCFAACTTHTHDDDDHHAHEESVVVTRWTDSLEIFIEYPVPHGPADIVFLTHLTRISDWSPISQGEVALLVTGPDGGTVETVVSRAHRPGIYSIRHRFAREGAHTVQLVYRDAAFIDTCALPVVRIQKEHAHGEGEEHQADASATITFLKEQQWNDDFSTEVAAMHPVNPSVSVSGELLAPTGKMVDIAAPVNGILLVRPGSELPTHGTWVNKGRVLATLSPDPGNISGLAQVRAEYLDAEADFERAQRLHADGSVSVKRLETARHRYDAARAGYDLLKKSASWEAGSADATLRITAPISGIVERINVRPGQHITAGQQLFVLADPSRLVLSARLPAPHASAAGNISDAWFEAEGFDTPYRVSALNGRLLSTGKVLDPATRTLYVAFEFDNPGKALSIGLYADTRIEFGSAQPVLAVPRSAIIDEGDGVHIVYVQKEGEAFERRRVKPGRYGEVYVEVLDGLDAGERIVNRGAQLVRLASLSGSVPEHGHAH; translated from the coding sequence ATGTACTTCAGATCGCTTTTTCTTGTTCTGCCGCTGCTGTGTTTCGCGGCATGCACAACACATACACATGATGATGACGATCACCACGCGCACGAAGAGTCGGTGGTCGTTACCCGATGGACGGACAGTCTGGAAATTTTCATCGAGTATCCCGTCCCGCACGGCCCCGCCGACATTGTCTTTCTCACGCATCTGACCAGGATTTCGGACTGGTCTCCGATTTCACAGGGCGAAGTCGCGCTGCTCGTCACCGGACCCGATGGCGGCACTGTCGAAACCGTGGTCTCCCGCGCGCATCGCCCCGGCATCTACTCCATCCGTCATCGCTTTGCCCGCGAGGGAGCGCATACAGTGCAACTCGTGTATCGCGATGCTGCATTCATCGACACCTGCGCACTGCCGGTTGTCCGTATTCAGAAGGAACATGCCCATGGGGAGGGAGAAGAACACCAGGCCGACGCGAGTGCGACGATCACGTTTCTGAAGGAGCAGCAATGGAACGATGACTTCTCCACCGAAGTGGCGGCCATGCATCCGGTAAATCCCTCTGTGTCCGTGAGCGGAGAGCTGCTCGCCCCGACGGGAAAAATGGTCGACATCGCCGCTCCTGTGAACGGCATCCTGCTCGTACGGCCGGGTTCCGAACTTCCCACACACGGAACCTGGGTCAATAAAGGCCGTGTGCTTGCCACGCTCTCACCTGATCCGGGCAATATAAGCGGTCTGGCGCAGGTGCGTGCAGAGTACCTGGATGCGGAAGCCGATTTTGAACGCGCCCAACGTCTGCATGCAGACGGTTCTGTTTCCGTGAAACGCCTCGAGACGGCGCGGCACCGCTACGATGCCGCACGCGCGGGGTATGACTTGTTGAAAAAATCCGCATCATGGGAAGCCGGCAGCGCCGACGCCACACTCCGTATTACTGCGCCCATCAGCGGCATCGTGGAACGGATCAACGTGCGTCCCGGCCAACATATCACTGCGGGACAACAATTATTCGTTCTCGCCGATCCCTCGCGGTTGGTGCTCAGCGCCCGTCTCCCGGCACCGCATGCGTCCGCTGCGGGCAACATTTCGGACGCGTGGTTCGAAGCCGAGGGATTTGATACACCCTATCGAGTCAGTGCTCTGAACGGACGCCTGCTGTCCACGGGCAAGGTCCTTGACCCGGCAACCCGAACCTTGTACGTGGCATTCGAATTCGACAATCCCGGAAAGGCGCTTTCCATTGGTCTGTACGCCGACACCCGCATCGAATTCGGCTCCGCACAGCCTGTACTTGCGGTTCCGCGCTCGGCGATCATCGATGAAGGCGACGGCGTGCATATCGTGTATGTGCAGAAAGAGGGCGAGGCCTTTGAGCGCAGGAGGGTCAAGCCCGGACGCTATGGCGAGGTCTATGTGGAGGTTCTTGACGGCCTTGACGCAGGAGAGCGTATCGTAAACAGAGGCGCTCAGTTGGTACGGCTTGCATCGCTTTCCGGCAGTGTGCCGGAACACGGTCATGCTCACTAG
- a CDS encoding TolC family protein, with translation MNQHIRLCAFILHFLILPGIATSQSADIPTAMTIRDAVDVAMRASYETSRQDALLDIAHAEREQAGLYANPEAGFSIEQLHHKGASLSEWTLAVDYPFFSLLTRGKRIGAADFAVRAAAHRRTRSLEALAYNVRDGFIRLWEAREMQNSFREMETVLRSLDRTTARRSGEGDISAYEEQRLRTELSRLRWRHTEASASVREAETELALLMALPLNALEARRLMLPQVLNGAPELAALQATALERRADLQALRAEQEELRRRGAWIGTQWMDKLRLGGGYKRQSDDFRGPVFTVSLPLAVFHRDQGSSRAIVADEARLLAQIRELEQRIALEIQGGVATIRELQDQAAELRFPDEDEAARFVTAATTAYREGEFSLVEFLDAIRAHIDNAELRSAVRASMLRAAFRLEYAAGGSIFKLQETN, from the coding sequence ATGAATCAGCATATCCGGCTGTGCGCTTTCATACTACACTTTCTGATCCTGCCGGGGATCGCGACTTCTCAATCGGCCGACATACCGACAGCAATGACAATTCGCGATGCGGTTGACGTTGCGATGCGTGCGTCTTATGAGACGAGCCGCCAGGATGCCCTTCTCGACATAGCCCATGCCGAGCGAGAGCAGGCCGGCCTGTATGCGAATCCGGAAGCCGGCTTTTCCATAGAGCAACTACATCACAAGGGTGCCTCTCTGTCCGAGTGGACCCTGGCCGTAGATTATCCGTTTTTTTCCCTTCTGACCAGAGGGAAGCGCATCGGCGCGGCCGACTTCGCCGTGCGCGCGGCGGCCCATCGCCGTACTCGTAGTCTTGAAGCACTCGCATACAATGTTCGCGACGGTTTCATACGCCTGTGGGAGGCACGGGAAATGCAGAATTCGTTTCGCGAGATGGAGACGGTGTTGCGCTCCCTCGACCGCACGACAGCACGACGCTCCGGGGAGGGTGATATCTCCGCGTATGAGGAGCAGCGGCTCCGCACCGAGCTATCACGGCTGCGCTGGCGGCATACCGAAGCGTCCGCCTCTGTCCGCGAAGCGGAAACCGAACTCGCTCTGCTGATGGCATTACCCCTGAATGCCCTCGAAGCGCGTCGGCTCATGCTTCCGCAGGTCCTCAACGGCGCTCCTGAGCTCGCCGCGTTGCAAGCGACAGCGCTGGAGCGACGTGCTGATCTGCAAGCGTTGCGCGCCGAACAGGAAGAACTGCGCCGGCGAGGTGCGTGGATCGGGACACAGTGGATGGATAAGCTACGACTTGGAGGAGGCTATAAGAGGCAATCGGATGATTTCCGGGGACCGGTGTTTACGGTTTCGCTGCCGCTCGCGGTGTTTCACCGCGATCAGGGCAGCTCGCGAGCTATCGTGGCGGATGAAGCGCGTCTGCTTGCACAAATCCGGGAACTCGAACAGCGTATCGCTCTCGAAATACAGGGCGGTGTCGCGACCATTCGGGAACTACAGGATCAGGCCGCCGAGCTCCGCTTCCCAGACGAAGACGAAGCGGCCCGGTTTGTAACCGCCGCAACCACCGCGTACAGGGAGGGGGAATTTTCCCTTGTCGAATTTCTCGACGCAATACGCGCACATATCGACAACGCGGAACTGCGCTCCGCTGTGCGGGCATCCATGCTTCGCGCCGCCTTCAGGCTCGAATATGCGGCGGGTGGCTCCATTTTTAAGCTTCAGGAAACGAATTGA
- a CDS encoding L,D-transpeptidase family protein, with the protein MNTLPRLLIFLLLLPAALPQAQTLMRRLETRHDAYWTEAFGDSTWKRADIGFVIIKQTRMLHVVRQDGSGDTLASFPVCTMGFEPGFKAQQGDGMTPDGIYSIVHLNPASRYHLSMKINYPNAVDDKRHARYMRLTRQSWSQGGDIFIHGRCVSIGCVAMTDSLIEKLYLLAATRPAARKRIPVLILPFDNEARYQQMIFEAEEEFGSTGAASRLLLRAHYENMRNVLLRSRATERIPSYTATADGLYNIRPLQE; encoded by the coding sequence ATGAACACCCTGCCCCGCCTTCTCATTTTCCTCCTTCTTCTGCCCGCCGCCCTCCCGCAGGCGCAGACGCTGATGCGGCGTCTCGAAACGCGGCACGACGCATACTGGACAGAAGCCTTCGGCGACAGCACCTGGAAGCGCGCCGATATCGGTTTCGTCATCATCAAACAGACAAGGATGCTGCACGTTGTCCGTCAGGATGGCAGCGGAGACACCCTCGCCTCTTTCCCCGTCTGCACGATGGGCTTCGAACCGGGCTTCAAGGCGCAGCAAGGCGACGGTATGACGCCGGACGGTATCTATTCTATCGTGCATCTCAATCCCGCCAGCCGCTACCATCTCTCCATGAAAATCAACTACCCCAACGCGGTGGACGACAAACGCCATGCGCGTTACATGCGCCTGACGCGGCAGAGCTGGTCACAGGGCGGCGACATTTTCATACACGGTCGTTGCGTTTCCATCGGCTGCGTCGCAATGACCGACAGCCTCATCGAAAAGCTCTACCTCCTTGCCGCGACGCGTCCGGCCGCCCGCAAGCGCATCCCTGTCCTCATCCTTCCCTTCGACAACGAGGCGCGCTATCAGCAGATGATCTTCGAAGCGGAGGAGGAATTCGGATCCACTGGTGCCGCCTCCCGCCTTCTGCTTCGCGCCCATTACGAGAACATGCGGAATGTATTGCTTCGCTCGCGTGCGACAGAACGCATCCCTTCCTACACGGCAACAGCGGACGGACTCTATAACATCAGACCCCTGCAGGAATAA